Proteins encoded within one genomic window of Brassica rapa cultivar Chiifu-401-42 chromosome A09, CAAS_Brap_v3.01, whole genome shotgun sequence:
- the LOC103838435 gene encoding probable transcription factor At1g61730, producing MSKKRNPLEDPPAASSSDEEEVESSAEEEEEEDDNSSSEEEDDDPKPPPPSSSAVTIAVPGKPTASLPAADSESGSETETDSESEPEQPTNKGSGKAILTAKKSNDAPPPPPVALALPAKSGSKRPSTEGSSKETNSKRVKKDEEKREDSKKPAAFQRLWTEEDEIAVLQGMIDFKNDTGKSPYDDTNVYYDYIKKSISFEVSKNQFMDKIRSLRKKYIGKEKPSFTKPHDQKSYRLCQYIWGPDGMGLESAVKSNGASKKSQKKTKKLDSVKQELSFGASPNGKTVDDDENDVEVAVAAKKHDWFENSFLVKGIAGFGVDEHYVKQRWSLVPVETKKKVEEKLKLLQAKEIEFVLQKTEVLHEVTTMIAEAYKNKPLDI from the coding sequence gaagaagacgataaCTCCTCAtccgaagaagaagacgacgatCCCAAACCTCCTCctccctcctcctccgccgtcaCCATCGCCGTCCCAGGCAAACCCACCGCCTCCCTCCCCGCCGCCGATTCAGAATCCGGATCCGAGACCGAGACCGACTCCGAATCTGAACCGGAGCAGCCAACAAACAAGGGATCTGGCAAAGCCATCCTCACCGCCAAGAAGTCCAACGAcgctcctcctccgccgcctgTTGCTCTCGCTTTACCGGCGAAATCGGGATCCAAGCGACCTAGCACTGAAGGTTCGTCAAAGGAGACGAACTCCAAGCGGGTTAAGAAggatgaagagaagagagaagactCCAAGAAGCCAGCTGCCTTTCAGAGACTATGGACCGAAGAAGATGAGATCGCTGTCTTGCAAGGTATGATCGATTTCAAGAATGATACAGGGAAGTCTCCTTACGACGACACTAATGTTTACTATGACTACATCAAGAAGTCTATTAGCTTTGAGGTTAGCAAGAACCAGTTTATGGATAAGATTAGGAGTTTAAGGAAGAAGTACATCGGTAAGGAGAAACCGTCTTTCACGAAGCCGCATGATCAGAAGTCTTATAGGCTGTGTCAGTACATCTGGGGACCTGATGGGATGGGTCTTGAATCCGCTGTTAAGTCCAACGGTGCGTCGAAAAAGAGTCAGAAGAAGACTAAGAAGCTTGACTCCGTGAAGCAGGAGCTTTCCTTTGGTGCCTCCCCCAATGGTAAGAcggttgatgatgatgagaatgaTGTGGAGGTGGCGGTTGCTGCTAAGAAGCATGATTGGTTTGAGAACTCGTTTCTTGTTAAGGGGATTGCGGGGTTCGGTGTTGATGAGCATTATGTGAAACAGAGATGGAGTTTGGTTCCGGTCGAGACCAAGAAGAAGGTTGAAGAGAAGCTTAAGCTGTTGCAGGCCAAGGAAATTGAGTTTGTGTTGCAGAAGACTGAGGTTTTGCATGAAGTGACCACCATGATTGCTGAAGCATATAAGAACAAGCCATTAGATATATAG